GCAGGGCGGGCAGCGCTTCACGATCATCGCCATGGCCGAGGGCGCGAAGCCCGTCGGCGGCGAGATGGCGGTGCTGAAGCTCGTCGAGGGCAGCCCCGACCCGGTCCGCCTCGGCGGGGCCTGCCAGGTCCTCGGGCGCGCCCTCGAACACCACCTCGACAGCGAGATCCGCACGACGATCCTCGGCCACGTCCAGCGCGGCGGCACGCCCACGGCCTACGACCGCATCCTCTCGACCGCCTTCGGCGAGGCCGCCGCCCGCTGCATCGCCGACCAGAGCTACGGCGTGATGGTGGCGCTCCAGAACGGCACGATGGCCCGGGTCCCGCTCGCCGAGGTCGCACATAAGGTGCGGACCGTGCCCCAGAGCCACGACATGGTCCAGGCTGCGCTGGCCGTCGGGACCTCGTTCGGTGTGGCGATGTAGGAGCAGACGAGCGGAAGATGGGAAGCGATTTGATGTTCACCGCCGCCCCCATCCTCCGCTCCTCCTCTCTTTCGCTCCTCCTCTCCTGAACGATGCACGTCTTCCTCACCGGGGCCACCGGCTACGTCGGCTCCTACGTCCTCCGCGCGCTCCTCGACCGAGGGCACACCGTCCGCTGCCTCGTCCGCGACGGCGGACTCGACAAGCTCGACATCGACCCGGAGCAGGTGGCCGAAGTGGACTCGTCCCAGGAGTCGGTCGTCGAGGACATCGAGCGGGGCGACGACGCGGGTGCCGAGCGCTCCGGCCGGCGGGTCGAGGTCGTCTACGGCGACATCACCGACCTCTCGTCGATCCAGGGCGACATGAACGACTGCGACGCCGTCATCCACCTCGTCGGGATCATCGAGGAGGTCAGGCCGAAGGGCGTCACGTTCGAGCGCATCCACGTCAAGGGCACGCGGACGGTGGTCGAGGAGGCGAAGGCGGCGGGGATCACGCGCTTTATCCACATGAGCGCGAACGGGGCGGCTGCGGACGCCGACAGCGAGTACCAGACGACGAAGTGGCGGGCCGAGGAGATCGTCCGCGCCGCCGGCTTCGAGGTCTACCTCATCTTCCGGCCGTCGATCCTCTTCGGCGACCCCGAGCCGGGACCGGCTCGGCCTGGCCGCGAGGAGTTCGCCGGCCGCCTCGCGGACAGCCTCATCCGCCCGTTCCCTGTCCTCCCGATCCTCGGCGACGGGCAGTACAGGCTGCAGCCCG
This DNA window, taken from Bacteroidota bacterium, encodes the following:
- a CDS encoding NAD-dependent epimerase/dehydratase family protein — its product is MHVFLTGATGYVGSYVLRALLDRGHTVRCLVRDGGLDKLDIDPEQVAEVDSSQESVVEDIERGDDAGAERSGRRVEVVYGDITDLSSIQGDMNDCDAVIHLVGIIEEVRPKGVTFERIHVKGTRTVVEEAKAAGITRFIHMSANGAAADADSEYQTTKWRAEEIVRAAGFEVYLIFRPSILFGDPEPGPARPGREEFAGRLADSLIRPFPVLPILGDGQYRLQPVHVAAVAGAFVQALDREPPTDAKAYLEQDAYCVAGPEALTFDETVDRITRAMGLDPKPKLHQPLWLSKFVVGTVGEVGLLPISPAQFKMLVAGNTCDASRFWADFDAEPVPFTPEHLAYIRDTDGR